CAGCGCCTGCTCGGTCGGGACCCAGATCGTCGACGGCAACACGGCGCTGCTGACCTGCCGGCTGACGATGGTGGTCAGTTTGGAGTGAGTCGAGCCGGCCCGGAGGGCACCGCCGGGCCGGTGCGCCGGCTCAGCAGCCGGTCGGCCGCAGGCTGACGTAGTCTTCCTTCACGCGCTTGCGGGTCTCGATATAAAGCGGCGCGTCGCGGCCGACGACGTAGCGGTCGCCGCTGACGGAGATGGTCTTGCGCGAGCCGCGCAGCTTCACCCCCTTCGGATAGACGCGGTACTGGGCCGGATAGTAGGTGCCGACATAGCACTTCTGCGCGCCACGATCGTCCTGCTCGACGACGTAGCTGTCCGTGTACTCCCCGGCCAGCACCGGGGAAGCGAGCGCGCCAATAGCGATGGAAAGTGCGGCAATACTGATCAGCTTCATAAATGCTCCAATGACTGATCGCGTTCGGACCCGACGCGCGACTGTAGAAATTCAATAAAAATCTGGGGATTTGTCAACCGTACGTTTACCAATTCGCCGCGACGGCACTTGACGTCCGTCGCAACTTCATCCGGCGGATTCTGCACGATGTTGCCGGAAATAGGACTTCGTCCGTCCTACTCGGCCGCGAGTGCCTCGCCGCGGCGCTGCTCGCAGTAGTCGGTGTCCGAGCATGCGTACATCCGCCCGCCTCGATCGTCGGTGACGATCTCGTCGAGGTAGACGCCCGTCGCCCCGCACAGCGCGCAGGGTTCCGTAAAGGCTTGCACGGCGAACGGATGATCCTCGAAGTCGAGGCTGATGACCTCGGTATAAGGCGGCAGCGCGTAGATGCGTTTCTCGCGGCCGGCGCCGAAAAGCTGCAGCGCGGGCGAGTTGTTCATCTTCGGATTGTCGAACTTCGGCGTCGGCGACGGGTCCATGACGTACCGCCCCTCCACTTTGACCGGATAGGCGTAGGTGGTGGCGATATGGCCGTGGCGGGCGATGTCCTCGTAGAGCTTCACGTGCATGAGGCCGTATTCCTCGAGCGCGTGCATGACGCGGGTCTCCGTCTCACGCGGCTCCAGGAAGCGCAGCGGCTCGGGGATCGGCACCTGGTAGACGAGGATCTGCCCCGGCCCCAGCGGTGCTTCCGGGATTCGGTGGCGCGTCTGGATGATGGTCGCCTCGGCGGTGTGGGTGGTGACGGCGACGTTGGCGACGCGCGCGAAGAAGGCGCGGATCGAGACGGCGTTGGTGGTGTCGTCCGAGCCCTGGTCGATCACCTTCAGCGTATCGTCGGGGCCGATGAGGGCGGCGGTGACCTGCACGCCGCCGGTGCCCCAGCCGTAGGGCATCGGCATCTCGCGGCTGGCGAACGGCACCTGGTAGCCGGGGATCGCCACCGCCTTCAGGATGGCGCGGCGGATCATCCGCTTGGTCCCCTCGTCGAGGTAGGCGAAGTTGTAGGTCAGGCCCGGCTCGCCGCTGCCGGCGGCATTCATCGCCGCTGCTCCTGCCGCTTGGCCTCCGGCTCGGCGGCGCCCTTCTCGGTGTTTTCCGCGATCACGCCGAGGATGTCGTTGGTCTCGCCGAGGCGCTGGTAGATCTGCTCCAGGCCGGTCATCGTGCGCTCGTGCTGGGCTGAGAGATAGTCGGCGAACGCGGTGAGGTCCGCCTGGCTCTGGGCTTCGGCGGGGGTTACCGCGGCCCAGCGGACCACCGGCTGCGCGGCGATCCCCAGCGCGATCAGCGCGCCGGCGACGATGATGGCTCGGCTCGTCGACATGTCCATTCTCCTCGGTCGGCCCCGGCTCATTCGGCCGCCTCCTGGCGGTCGTCGGCCGCGTCGGCCTTGCGCTCGGCCTCGGCGCGCAGCTTGCGCACCAGCTCCAGCTCTGCCTGGAAGTCGACATAATGCGGCAGCTTCAGGTGCTCCACGAAGCCGGTCGCCTGCACGTTGTCGGAATGGGCGATGACGAATTCCTCGTCCTGCGCCGGGGCGACCCGGTCCTCGCCCAGTTCGCCCGCCCGCAGCGCCCGGTCGACCAGCGCCATCGACATCGCCTTGCGCTCGACCCGGCCGAACACCAAGCCGTAACCGCGGGTGAACTGCGCCGGCTCGCTCGCCGAGCCGTGGAACTGGTTCACCATCTGACATTCGGTCAGCGTCATGGTGCCGAGTGTGACGGCGAAGCCCAGCTCCGGCACGTCGAACTCCAGCTCCACCGTGCCGGTGCGGATCTCGCCGACGAACGGGTGGTTGCGGCCGTAGCCGCGCTGGGTGGAGTAGGCGAGGCCCAGGAGCCATCCTTCGTCGCCCCGCGCGAGCGCCTGCAGCCGCACCGCCCGGTCGAGCGGCGGCACGGTCGCCTCGCGCGTCAGATCGCCGGGCTCGTCATCGCCGGCGCCGTCCGGCTCGACGAGGCCTTCGCCGCCGAGGACGTCCGTCACGCGGGGGGCGGGGCCGAGGGGCGCGGCGGCCGTGGGCGCGTCGCCGGAGAGGTCGTCCTCGATGAGGCGGTGGGTATAGTCGAATGTCGGCCCCAGCACCTGGCCGCCCGGAAGGTCCTTGAAGGTGGCCGAGATGCGCCGCGCCAGCGCCATCGTCGCCGTGTCCACCGGGCGCGAGGCGCCCAAGCGCGGCAGCGTCGTGCGGAAGGCACGCACCAGGAAGATCGCCTCGATGAGATCGCCGCGCGCCTGGCGAATGGCGACGGCGGCAAGCTCCGGGTCGTACAGCGAACCCTCGGCCATCACGCGGTCGACGGCGAGGGTCAGCTGCTCGGCGATCTGCCGGGCGGTCAGCTCGGGAACCGACCGGTCGCCGCGCCGGTCCTTGGCGAGCAGCCGATGCGCGTTGGCGATGGCGGCGGCGCCGCCCTTTACCGCGACGTACACGTGACCTCCGTCGTGCGGGGAAGCGCCATGATGGACCCGCTCGCCGCGTCGATCAGAACGAGGTCGAGCCCGCGCGGGTAGAGCGCGCCGTTGGCGGCCCAGTCGGCGAGGAAGGTGTCCGACAGATCCGCCTCGATGGTGCGCGTGCCGTCGATGCCGGGGCCGCGCAGGGTCAGCGCCCGCCCGGCGAGGCGGACCGGGGCGACCAGCGTGGCGGAGCGGTCCGGGTAGAGGTCGTCGCCCGCGCCGAACCCGTCCGGGAGGCCGTCCAGCGCGGCGAGGAAGGCGAAACGGGCGGCGGCGCGGTCGGCGGTGACCGGCGCGCCGGTGTGGAAGGTGAGCCAGGGGGCGGCAGCGGCGAAGGCCGGGTCGAGCGCCACCGGCGTCTCCGGGTCGCACAAGGTGAGGGCGATGGCCCCTGCGGCTGCCGGGAGCGGCGCCGGCGGGGCTGCGGCGGGGAGCCGGTGCACCGTGCCGGGCTCGGCGAGAGCGCCCAGGATCGCGCGGAAGGCGGCCTGCGCGTCGAACACCGGGGCAGCGAAGGCCCCCTCCATTACGGCATGGTCCATTGCGGCATTGTCCCGGACGGCAGGCTCGAGGGCGGGGTTCGGCATCAGTCCTCCCCGCGCGTCATCGTGAAGAAGTCGACCCGCGTCCCGGCGACGTCGCGCGCCCGCGCGGTCTCGCGGGCGGCGCGCAGGGCGTCCAGTTCGGCGGCGACGGCTGTCACGGCGCCGCGGTGCGTGGCGGTCTGGCTCAGTGCGTCGATCAGCGCCACATGGCGCGCGCGGGCCGCGTCGCGCCCCATCACGTGGCCGAAGCCGACCTCGCCGGTGGCCAGCCGCACCACGCAGCGCGACACGGTCGCCTCGCCGGCGTTGAACGGTGCGCCGCCGCCGCCGACGCGCCCGCGCACCATCACGAGCCCGGTGTCGGGCCCGCGCACCACGGTGTGCGGCGGGTCGGGCGCGATGCGGTCCAGCGCGGCGGCAAGCTCGGCGGGCTGCGCGAGCGCCAGTGTCCGCAGCAGCGATCGCCTTGAAGAGGTGTCGGTCATGGCGCCTCGCTAGGGAGCGTTCGTGACACCCTTATGACTGCGCGCTCAAACGCAGGTCCACCCCCTCGCCCAGCCGGCGCGCCATAAAAAAAGGGGCGCGGTTTCCCGCGCCCCTCCGGTCGGTTTCGGGCGTCGGCCCATCGATCAGTTGCGGTTGCCGAGCAGCGACAGCAGGAACTGGAACATCAGCACGAAGTCCAGGTAGAGCTGCAGCGCGCCGATCACGGCCTTGCGGCCCGCGACGGTCGAGTCGTCGCCGACGTAGTAGCTCTCTTTGATCTTCTGCGTGTCGTAGGCGGTCAGGCCCGCGAAGATCAGCACGCCGAGCACCGAGATCGCGAACTGCAGCGCCGAGGACTGCAGGAAGAGGTTCACCAGCATCGCCACGAAGATGCCGATGGCGCCCATGATGAGGAAGGAGCCCATCGCGCTCAGGTCCTTCTTGGTGGTGTAGCCGAAGAGGCTGAGACCACCGAAGGCCACCGCGGTGATAAAGAAGACGCGCACGATGCTCTCGGACGTGTAGACCAGGAAGATGGTCGACAGCGAGGCACCGACGAGTGCGGCGTAGAGGAAGAAGAGCGCGCGCGCCTTGCCCGGCTCCATCTTGTGGACGCCGAACGAGAGCCAGAAGACGATGCCCAGCGGAGCGAGGGCCAGCACCCACTTCAGCGGGGTGGTGTAGAGCGTCACGCCGAACTGGGTCAGATAGATGCCGTTGCCGATCTGCGCCGCAGCCCCGTCGGGGCCCTGCGCGGTCGCCAACGCGAACACGGCCAGCGCCGCCACGCCCGTGAGCGCGAGGCCGATGGCCATATAATTGTAGACCTGCAGCATGTAGCTGCGCAGGCCCTGATCAATGGAGGCATCATACTGCGCGGCTCCAGTGGTCGGCCGTACAGTCGTGTTCCGATTCCAGGTCGCCATTGAGGTTCCTATGGTTATCCAGCGGAGCCGGCGGGCTGTGCGAACCACAGACCCTCCGAGTTGCGTAAGATATGGCAATTGGACAACGCCACTGCAAGAAGAACCGCGTCCCGTCACGGCGCCGCGGGAGCGTCAAATCAGCCCGGCCCCATGCGTTGGTTCGGGGCGGGCGCCCGGCCCGCTCCGACCGGTCCGTCGCGCATCAGTCGCGGATCAGTCGCGCTCGAAGGTGATCTGCGCGGTCGTCACCATCGTCTCGCCGTCGTCCATGGTGTCGACCGTGGTGATCTTGAACTCGCGATCGTTCGCCGGCTCGATCGTCATCGTCGCGATGTCGTCGCCGTTGACCTTGCGCGGGAAGGTCATCGTCAGGACGATGCGGCCGTCGTTCTCGGGACCGCCGTCGAGCTCGGCCGGGCCGGCGTTGGAGCCGACATAGGTGCCCTTGTAACGCTCGCCCTCGCGCAGGATGTCCGCCCCGATGGCGCGCTTGAGGACCATCATCGCCCGGCACTCGCCGTCGAAGCCGATCTCGTCGCCCTTCTGCTCGCCTTCGATCTGGCAGGTGACGTTCATCTTGCGGGACTTCTCGTCCTTCTGGACGAAGCCCTTGCCGCGCCACTTGCCCGTGATGTCGAGCGAGGGAACCTCCTCGGCGGCCGCAGGGGGCGCACCGGCAGCGGAAACGCCGACGGCGGCGAATGCGGCGACGAGCAGAGTGGCCTTCAGCATCATGTATCCTTTCCTGTCGGGTTCGAGCGTGCGCCGCTCCGGCCGGCCCGGGCACGAAGCAGGCACGCACTTTAGCCAATCTCGGGCGGATGGCGAGTCACGCAACCGCGAGATCTTGTCATGGCGCCGGCGGACTGATAGCTCCTCGACCGCAGCGTTCCGCGGAGGAACTGAAAGCGATCGCGGGGGAGGCCGACCCAAACCGGGGGCTGGAGCCGCGGCTGCCGTAGGGTGGGCCCTCGCCCGCAATCCCGGTGCGCGACTCGCATATGGAGACGACATGCGCACCTTGAAGACCCTCCTCGCCACGCTCGCGACACCCATCATGCTCGCCACCGCCGCGTCCGCGCACCCGGGCCACACCGCCGTCGTCGACGGTCACGCCCACGCCGTCGACCCGCTGGGCGCCGTCGTCGCCGTTCTCGCCATCGTCGCCATCGCCGTCACCGTGGCGGTCAAGTTTCGGTGAGCGAGCGTATCGGGGTCATGGTCTGCGGCCATGGCTCCCGGTCCAAGAGCGCGGTGGCCGAATTTGCGACCGTCGCCGAAGCTCTCAGGGACCGTTTCACCGACTGGCCGGTCGAATACGGGTATCTGGAGTTCGCCAATCCGGTGATCCGGGATGGGCTCGACGCGTTGCGGCGCGCCGGCGCCGAGCGCATCCTCGCCGTCCCCGGCATGCTGTTCGCGGCGATGCATGCCAAGAACGACATCCCGAGCGTCCTCAACACCTACGCCGCCACGCACGGCATCCGGGTCGACTATGGGCGCGAGCTCGGCGTCGACGCACGAATGCTGCGGGCGGCGGGCGACCGCGTGCGCGCCGCGCTCGAGGCGCTGGACGCCGCGCATGGCCCCGCCCCGGCGTCGGAGACGCTGCTCGTGGTCGTCGGCCGCGGCGCCTCCGATCCGGACGCCAACGCCAACGTCGCCAAGGTGGCGCGGCTCCTGTGGGAAGGCTTCGGCTTCGGCTGGTGCGAGACGGCCTACTCCGGCGTCACCTTCCCGCTGGTCGAGCCGGCGCTCGAGCATGTCACGCGGCTCGGCTTCAAGCGCGTCGTCGTGTTCCCCTACTTCCTGTTTTCGGGCGTCCTGATCGACCGGATCTACGGCTTCACCGACGCCGTCGCCGCCCGCCATCCGGACATCGCCTTCGCCAAGGCCGGCTACCTCGGCAACCACCCCGCCGTGATCGACACGTTCGCCGAGCGGGTGACCGAGCTTCTCGACGGTCCGGCGGCGATGAACTGCGGCATGTGCAAGTACCGCACGCAGGTGCTCGGCTTCGAGGCCGAGGTCGGCCTGCCGCAAGAGAGCCACCACCACCACGTCGAGGGGATGGGCGCGTCGGCGCCGGGGGCGTCGGTGGAGACGTGCGGGCTGTGCGGGACGTTCTGCACCGGCGCCTGCCGCGTGCTGACCCCCGTCGACCATCACCACGGCGACACGCACACCCACGCGCCCCGCGACCTCCGTCATGGCCGTCACCACCATCACGATGATCACCACGTCCACGATCACCATGCCCGCGATCACCACCACGACCACCCTCACGACGACGACGGTCATGGTCACGGGCACCATCATCACCCCTACCCGCATGAGGCCCACCCGATGGGTCCCGTCAGCGTGGTGACGGGCGGGCAATATCAGTACGAGCGCGACCCCGAGGCGATCACCGCCCAATCCTTCGCCATCATCCGCGCCGAGGCCGATACCTCGCGCTTCGGCGAAGCGGCGCCGGTGGCCGAACGGATCGCCCACGCGGCGGGCGACGTCGGCGTCCTCGGCGACGTCGTCGTCTCCGGACCGTTGATCGCGGCGACGCAGCGCGCGCTGGCCGCCGGCCGCCCGGTGATCGTCGACACCGAGATGACGCGCTACGCCATCTCGCCGCGGTTCGTGCCCGCCGCGCAGGTCCACTGCCACATCAACGACGCGGCGACGCCGGACGAGGCGCGTGCCGCCGGCACCACCCGCTCGGCGATCGCGATCCGCCGCGCCGCCGGCGACCTCGACGGTGCCGTCGTCGTGATCGGCAATGCGCCGACCGCGCTGTTCGAGCTCCTTGAACTCATCCGCCGCGGCGCGCGGCCGGCCGCGATCTACGGCTTCCCCGTCGGGTTCGTCGGCGCGGCGGAGTCCAAGGCGGCACTGGCGGCGATGGCGCCCGTCCCCTTCGCCACCGTGAAGGGCCGGCGGGGCGGATCTGCGATGGCCGGGGCCGCCGTCAACGCCGCCGCCCACGCCGGGATCGACGCCGGGCCGGCGCTCGTCGGCGCATGACGGCACCCGCCGAGGCCCCGCCTCACGGGGGGCCGGGCGGGGCGGCGCCGTGGCTCACCGTGGTCGGCTGCCTGCCCTCCGGCGCCCTCGCGCCGGGCGCGCCGCCGCAGGTGCTGGAGGCCGAGGCCGTCTTCGGCCCGGCGCGGCTGCTGGATGCGGCCGGCGTCGCGCCGGAGCGCCGCCGCCCGTGGCCGCGCCCCTTCGCCGCCGGGATCGCGGCGCTCCTCACCCACCGCGGCCGCACGACCACCGTGCTGGCGAGCGGCGACCCGCTGCACCATGGCGTCGCCGCCACCCTCCTGCGCGACCTCACGCCCGAGGAGATGACGGTGCACCCCGCCCCGTCCGCCTTCTCGCTCGCCGCCGCGGCGCTGCGCTGGCCGCTGGAGGACGTGGCGCAGATCTCGCTGCACACCGCACCGCCGGAGGACATCCTTCGCACCGCCTCCCCCGGCCGCCGCATCCTCGCCCTCACCCGCGACGGCGACGCGCCGCGCATGATCGCCGCCGCCCTCACCGCCGCGGGCTACGGCGCCAGCGCCTTCGCCGTGCTGGAGGCGCTCGGCGGTCCGGACGCGGCCATCCACCGCACCACCGCCGCCGCGCTGACCGAGCCGGCCCACGCGCTCAACGTCGTCGCCGTCGAGTGCCGCGGCGGCGCCTCCGCGGTGCAGGTCGACAATCTCGCCCACGACGGCTGCGTCACCCGCGACGAGGTGCGCCTGCTGACGCTGGCCGCGCTCCGCCTGCCCCCCGGCGTCACCGGCCACCTCTGGGACGTCGGCGCCGGTAGCGGCGCGGTCGGCATCGACTGGTGTCGCACCGGCGGCACGGCCACGCTCTTCGAGCGGCACGAGGGCCGCCTCGCCGCGATTCGTGCCAACCTCGCCGCCACCGGGACCGCTCGCGCGCACGTCGCCCCCGGTGACGCGCACGCGGCCCTCGCCGGCGCGGCTCGGCCGAGCCACGTCTTCATGGGCGGCGGCCTCGCCGACGACGCGCTGTTCGCGGCGCTGTGGGCAGCACTGCCGCCGGGCGGGGTGTTCGTCTCCAACGCGGTCACCCTGGCGGGGGAGGCGGCGACCCTGCTGCGCCAGGCCGCGCACGGCGGTGCGCTGACGCGCATCGCATTATCCTTTTCGGCCCCGATCGGAGGTCTCATGGCCCTCAAGCCGGCCATGCCGGTCCTGCAATGGCGAGCAGTCAAACGATGAGCGGGACACTTCACGTCGTCGGCGTCGGCCCCGGAGACCCGGAGCTGATCACCCTCAAGGCGGCCCGCATCATCGAGGCGGCCGACATCGTCGCCTACCCGGAAACGACCACCGGCAGCCTGGCCGCGCGCATCGCCGCCGCGCATACCGCGCGCGCCACGCACCTGCCGTTCGTCGTCCCGATGAGCAACGACGGTGCGGCCGAGGCCGCCTACGACGCCGCCGCCGACGCGATCGAGGCCCGCCTCGTGTCCGGCCGCGACGTCGTGCTGCTGTGCGAAGGCGACCCGATGCTCTACGGCAGCGCCGCGTCGATCACGGCCCGTCTCGCCGGCCGCGCGGCGATCGAAATCGTCCCCGGCGTCGCGGCGGCGACGGCCTGCGCGGCGGCCGCCGGCGTCAGCCTCGTGCGGGGCGATGCGCCGCTGACGATCCTCCCCTCCACCGCCGCGCCGGAGGTGCTGCGCCGCGCCCTCGCCTCGCCGGGCGCCGTCGTTCTCTACAAGGTCGGCCGGCACTTCGATTCCGTCGCCGCCCTCATCCGCGCCGCCGGCCGCACCGGGACGCTAGTGATCCGCGCCACCGCGGCCGACCAGCGCGTCGTCCCGCTCGCCGAGGTCGAGGCCGGTCCCAAGCCCTACTTCTCGACCATCCTGCTGCCCGCCGGCGTGCCGGAACGCGCCTGTCCCGCGTCGGACGAGGTCGCCGTCGTCGTCCTCGGCCGCTCCGGCCTCGACACCGCGCGCAAGGCCAAGGACGCGCTTCAGGCCGATGGGCGCGACGTGCGCCTGCACGGCCTCGCCAGTCGCGTCGACGCCGGCGAGGTGGACGAGGCCTTCGCCGGCGTGCAGCACCATATCGCCCACCTCTTCGCAAGCGGCATCGCCGTGGTGGGCGTGTGCGCGGCCGGGATCCTCATCCGCAGCGTGGCCGGCCTCGTCGGCGACAAGGCGGCCGAGCCGGCCGTCCTCGCCCTCGCCGACGACGGCAGCGCCGTGGTGCCGCTGCTGGGCGCCCATCACGGCGGCGCCCGGATCGCCGCGACCCTCGGCACCGCGTTCGGTGTCGCCCCCGCCACCACCTCCCTCTCCGACACGCGCTTCGGCATCGCGCTCGACGACCCGCCCGAGGGCTGGGACATCGCCGACCCCGCCCCGTTCAAGAACCTCGCCATGGCGCTCGCCGCCGGCGAGGGCGTCGCGACCGAGATCCCCTTCCTCGCCGGCCTGCCGCGCGGCCGCCACGTCGTGCGCGCCGCCACGCTGCTCACCGAGGATGCCGACACGGTGCCGACCTACGTGCCGCGTGCCGTGGCGCTGGGCATGGGCTCGGAGCGCGGGGCGGACGCGGAGATCGCCGTCGCCACCGCGATCGAGGTGCTGGCCGAGGCGGGGCTCGACCCGCGTGCCGTCGCCTGCGTCACAAGCCTGGACCTCAAGGCCGACGAGGCGGCGATGCACTCGGTCGCCGACGCGCTGGGCGTGCCCTTCCGGGTCTTCACCCGCGAGGTGCTCGCCGCCGAGGACGCCCGCCTCGCCAACCCGTCCGACGCGGTCCGCGCGGCCGTCGGCATCGGCGGCGTCGCCGAGGCGGCGGCGCTGGCGGCGGCGGGCCCCGCCTCTCGTCTCATCATGCCCAAGGTGGTGCGCGGCGGGCTCACCATGGCGCTCGCCGAGGCACCGCAGCCGATCGGCCCCATCGCCGCCATCGGCCGTGCCCGCGGGCGGCTCACCGTCGTCGGCATCGGCCCGGGCACGCGGCTGTGGCGCACCGGCGACTGCGTGGCCGCCCTCGCCCGCGCGGACGCCTTCGTCGGCTACAGCCTCTACCTCGACATGGTGGAGGACCTGCGCGCCCATCAGACCCGGCACGACTTCCCCCTCGGCGACGAGACCGAGCGCACCCGTTTCGCGCTGGAACTCG
This portion of the Acuticoccus sp. I52.16.1 genome encodes:
- a CDS encoding alpha-D-ribose 1-methylphosphonate 5-phosphate C-P-lyase PhnJ encodes the protein MNAAGSGEPGLTYNFAYLDEGTKRMIRRAILKAVAIPGYQVPFASREMPMPYGWGTGGVQVTAALIGPDDTLKVIDQGSDDTTNAVSIRAFFARVANVAVTTHTAEATIIQTRHRIPEAPLGPGQILVYQVPIPEPLRFLEPRETETRVMHALEEYGLMHVKLYEDIARHGHIATTYAYPVKVEGRYVMDPSPTPKFDNPKMNNSPALQLFGAGREKRIYALPPYTEVISLDFEDHPFAVQAFTEPCALCGATGVYLDEIVTDDRGGRMYACSDTDYCEQRRGEALAAE
- a CDS encoding carbon-phosphorus lyase complex subunit PhnI, with the translated sequence MYVAVKGGAAAIANAHRLLAKDRRGDRSVPELTARQIAEQLTLAVDRVMAEGSLYDPELAAVAIRQARGDLIEAIFLVRAFRTTLPRLGASRPVDTATMALARRISATFKDLPGGQVLGPTFDYTHRLIEDDLSGDAPTAAAPLGPAPRVTDVLGGEGLVEPDGAGDDEPGDLTREATVPPLDRAVRLQALARGDEGWLLGLAYSTQRGYGRNHPFVGEIRTGTVELEFDVPELGFAVTLGTMTLTECQMVNQFHGSASEPAQFTRGYGLVFGRVERKAMSMALVDRALRAGELGEDRVAPAQDEEFVIAHSDNVQATGFVEHLKLPHYVDFQAELELVRKLRAEAERKADAADDRQEAAE
- the phnH gene encoding phosphonate C-P lyase system protein PhnH, with translation MPNPALEPAVRDNAAMDHAVMEGAFAAPVFDAQAAFRAILGALAEPGTVHRLPAAAPPAPLPAAAGAIALTLCDPETPVALDPAFAAAAPWLTFHTGAPVTADRAAARFAFLAALDGLPDGFGAGDDLYPDRSATLVAPVRLAGRALTLRGPGIDGTRTIEADLSDTFLADWAANGALYPRGLDLVLIDAASGSIMALPRTTEVTCTSR
- the phnG gene encoding phosphonate C-P lyase system protein PhnG, which produces MTDTSSRRSLLRTLALAQPAELAAALDRIAPDPPHTVVRGPDTGLVMVRGRVGGGGAPFNAGEATVSRCVVRLATGEVGFGHVMGRDAARARHVALIDALSQTATHRGAVTAVAAELDALRAARETARARDVAGTRVDFFTMTRGED
- a CDS encoding Bax inhibitor-1/YccA family protein, which encodes MATWNRNTTVRPTTGAAQYDASIDQGLRSYMLQVYNYMAIGLALTGVAALAVFALATAQGPDGAAAQIGNGIYLTQFGVTLYTTPLKWVLALAPLGIVFWLSFGVHKMEPGKARALFFLYAALVGASLSTIFLVYTSESIVRVFFITAVAFGGLSLFGYTTKKDLSAMGSFLIMGAIGIFVAMLVNLFLQSSALQFAISVLGVLIFAGLTAYDTQKIKESYYVGDDSTVAGRKAVIGALQLYLDFVLMFQFLLSLLGNRN
- a CDS encoding DUF6732 family protein — its product is MRTLKTLLATLATPIMLATAASAHPGHTAVVDGHAHAVDPLGAVVAVLAIVAIAVTVAVKFR
- a CDS encoding precorrin-8X methylmutase; translation: MGPVSVVTGGQYQYERDPEAITAQSFAIIRAEADTSRFGEAAPVAERIAHAAGDVGVLGDVVVSGPLIAATQRALAAGRPVIVDTEMTRYAISPRFVPAAQVHCHINDAATPDEARAAGTTRSAIAIRRAAGDLDGAVVVIGNAPTALFELLELIRRGARPAAIYGFPVGFVGAAESKAALAAMAPVPFATVKGRRGGSAMAGAAVNAAAHAGIDAGPALVGA
- the cbiE gene encoding precorrin-6y C5,15-methyltransferase (decarboxylating) subunit CbiE — protein: MTAPAEAPPHGGPGGAAPWLTVVGCLPSGALAPGAPPQVLEAEAVFGPARLLDAAGVAPERRRPWPRPFAAGIAALLTHRGRTTTVLASGDPLHHGVAATLLRDLTPEEMTVHPAPSAFSLAAAALRWPLEDVAQISLHTAPPEDILRTASPGRRILALTRDGDAPRMIAAALTAAGYGASAFAVLEALGGPDAAIHRTTAAALTEPAHALNVVAVECRGGASAVQVDNLAHDGCVTRDEVRLLTLAALRLPPGVTGHLWDVGAGSGAVGIDWCRTGGTATLFERHEGRLAAIRANLAATGTARAHVAPGDAHAALAGAARPSHVFMGGGLADDALFAALWAALPPGGVFVSNAVTLAGEAATLLRQAAHGGALTRIALSFSAPIGGLMALKPAMPVLQWRAVKR
- the cobJ gene encoding precorrin-3B C(17)-methyltransferase → MSGTLHVVGVGPGDPELITLKAARIIEAADIVAYPETTTGSLAARIAAAHTARATHLPFVVPMSNDGAAEAAYDAAADAIEARLVSGRDVVLLCEGDPMLYGSAASITARLAGRAAIEIVPGVAAATACAAAAGVSLVRGDAPLTILPSTAAPEVLRRALASPGAVVLYKVGRHFDSVAALIRAAGRTGTLVIRATAADQRVVPLAEVEAGPKPYFSTILLPAGVPERACPASDEVAVVVLGRSGLDTARKAKDALQADGRDVRLHGLASRVDAGEVDEAFAGVQHHIAHLFASGIAVVGVCAAGILIRSVAGLVGDKAAEPAVLALADDGSAVVPLLGAHHGGARIAATLGTAFGVAPATTSLSDTRFGIALDDPPEGWDIADPAPFKNLAMALAAGEGVATEIPFLAGLPRGRHVVRAATLLTEDADTVPTYVPRAVALGMGSERGADAEIAVATAIEVLAEAGLDPRAVACVTSLDLKADEAAMHSVADALGVPFRVFTREVLAAEDARLANPSDAVRAAVGIGGVAEAAALAAAGPASRLIMPKVVRGGLTMALAEAPQPIGPIAAIGRARGRLTVVGIGPGTRLWRTGDCVAALARADAFVGYSLYLDMVEDLRAHQTRHDFPLGDETERTRFALELAAEGRDVALISSGDPGIYAMATLAMELLDTGEISDAARRVDVAVVPGVSVAQAAAARAGAPLGHDFAFISLSDLLTPWPAIARRLMAAAASDFAVALYNPRSRRRTMQLERALEIFRGSRPAETPVILASSVGRDAEAIRVTTLAEIDPEDVDMLSTVIIGASTTRQFTRGDGKTLVYTPRGYEVS